One Glycine max cultivar Williams 82 chromosome 6, Glycine_max_v4.0, whole genome shotgun sequence DNA segment encodes these proteins:
- the LOC100778709 gene encoding calcium-binding protein CML38, with the protein MHYNMGKQVGFEDVLRYFDEDGDGKVSPSELKHGLGMMGGELPMKEAEMAIAALDSDGDGLLSLEDFIALMEAGGEEQKLNDLKVAFEMYDTERCGFITPKSLKKMLKKMGESKSIDECKSMIKQFDLNGDGVLSFEEFRIMMQ; encoded by the coding sequence ATGCACTATAACATGGGGAAGCAAGTTGGCTTTGAGGATGTTCTAAGATACTTTGACGAAGATGGTGATGGAAAGGTTTCGCCTTCAGAGCTGAAGCACGGGCTCGGAATGATGGGTGGTGagcttccaatgaaggaagctGAGATGGCAATTGCGGCATTGGATTCTGATGGAGATGGGTTGCTGAGTTTGGAGGATTTCATTGCTCTCATGGAAGCTGGGGGAGAGGAGCAGAAGTTGAATGACTTGAAGGTAGCTTTTGAGATGTATGACACTGAAAGGTGTGGGTTTATAACCCCTAAGAGCTTGAAAAAGATGCTTAAGAAGATGGGTGAGTCCAAATCCATTGATGAGTGCAAATCTATGATCAAACAGTTTGATTTGAATGGGGATGGTGTCCTAAGCTTTGAAGAATTCAGAATTATGATGCAGTGA